The following are encoded together in the Pan troglodytes isolate AG18354 chromosome 6, NHGRI_mPanTro3-v2.0_pri, whole genome shotgun sequence genome:
- the LOC134810452 gene encoding uroplakin-3b-like, whose amino-acid sequence MGLPWGQPHLGLQMLLLALNCLRPSLSLELVPYTPQITAWDLEGKVTATTFSLEQLRCVFHGLASASDTVWLVVAFSNGAGTAVGPG is encoded by the exons ATGGGGCTACCCTGGGGGCAGCCTCACCTAGGGCTGCAGATGCTCCTCCTGGCGTTGAACTGTCTCCGGCCCAGCCTGAGCCTGG AGCTGGTGCCCTACACACCACAGATAACAGCTTGGGACCTGGAAGGGAAGGTCACAGCCACCACCTTCTCCCTGGAGCAGCTGCGCTGTGTCTTCCATGGGCTTGCCAGCGCCAGCGATACCGTCTGGCTCGTGGTGGCCTTCAGCAATGGTGCAGGGACTGCTGTGGGGCCTGGGTGA